One part of the Streptomyces ferrugineus genome encodes these proteins:
- a CDS encoding acyl-CoA dehydrogenase family protein: MPDRAPQPVDRQLPTDEARDLLSLVRDIAQREIAPKAAEEEDAGRFPREVFTLLSESGLLGLPYDAEYGGGDQPYEVYLQVLEELAAARLTAGLGVSVHTLASYALATYGTKQQQVEHLPAMLGGGLLGAYCLSEPSSGSDAASLRTKAVRDGDDWVITGTKAWITHGGIADFYTVMARTGEDGPRGITAFLVPGDAAGLSAAAPEKKMGMKGSPTAQVHFDGVRVSDDRRLGDEGQGFAIALSALDSGRLGIAACAIGVAQAALDEAVAYATERRQFGKRIADFQGLRFMLADMATQIEAGRALYLAAARLRDAGRPFAKQAAMAKLHCTDAAMKVTTDAVQVLGGYGYTADFPAERYMREAKVLQIVEGTNQIQRMVIARHLAGPEGR; the protein is encoded by the coding sequence ATGCCCGACCGCGCCCCGCAGCCGGTGGACCGTCAACTGCCCACGGACGAGGCCCGGGATCTGCTCTCGCTCGTCCGCGACATCGCGCAGCGCGAGATCGCCCCGAAGGCGGCCGAGGAGGAGGACGCCGGACGCTTCCCGCGCGAGGTCTTCACCCTGCTCTCCGAATCCGGACTGCTCGGCCTGCCGTACGACGCCGAATACGGCGGCGGCGACCAGCCATACGAGGTCTACCTCCAGGTCCTCGAAGAGCTCGCCGCGGCCCGCCTCACCGCCGGCCTCGGCGTCAGCGTGCACACCCTCGCCTCCTACGCCCTGGCCACCTACGGCACCAAGCAGCAGCAGGTCGAGCACCTTCCCGCGATGCTCGGCGGCGGGCTCCTCGGCGCCTACTGCCTCTCCGAGCCGTCGTCGGGCTCGGACGCGGCCTCGTTGCGTACGAAGGCCGTGCGGGACGGCGACGACTGGGTGATCACCGGCACCAAGGCCTGGATCACTCATGGCGGCATCGCCGACTTCTACACCGTCATGGCCCGCACTGGCGAGGACGGCCCGCGCGGGATCACCGCCTTCCTGGTGCCCGGGGACGCGGCCGGCCTGAGTGCGGCGGCGCCCGAGAAGAAGATGGGCATGAAGGGATCGCCCACGGCCCAGGTCCACTTCGACGGCGTGCGGGTGTCCGACGACCGGCGGCTCGGCGACGAGGGCCAGGGCTTCGCCATCGCCCTGTCCGCGCTCGACTCCGGCCGGCTCGGCATCGCGGCCTGCGCGATCGGCGTGGCACAGGCGGCGCTCGACGAGGCGGTGGCGTACGCGACCGAGCGCCGGCAGTTCGGCAAGCGGATCGCCGACTTCCAGGGACTGCGCTTCATGCTCGCCGACATGGCGACCCAGATCGAGGCCGGCCGTGCGCTGTACCTCGCGGCGGCACGGCTGCGTGACGCGGGTCGGCCGTTCGCCAAGCAGGCGGCGATGGCCAAGCTGCACTGCACCGACGCGGCGATGAAGGTCACCACCGACGCCGTCCAGGTCCTCGGCGGGTACGGCTACACCGCGGACTTCCCGGCCGAGCGCTATATGCGCGAGGCCA
- a CDS encoding peptidase C39 family protein has translation MSSAEQPSRRTVLAAAVVAAVAGGASPAAAADEPADAVTDTPARTVDNRAWTTYADWRTGTANGTRTVAGKRPGIVIATPAGTTDYTDPHTGRTARWEYATWTSPVHRLSVPATEAIASWNAHTPEGTWLQIELRGTYSDGTATPWYVMGRWAAGDQDIRRTSVDDQSDGRSSVWTDTLAIDDPATGLRLTAYRLRLTLYREPGTKLTPRVWRVGAMGSDVPDRFTVPASTPGLARELIVPRYSQEIHIGQYPEYDNGGEAWCSPTSSQMIVEYWGARLTPEQLAWVDPSFADPQVCHAARFTFDHQYEGCGNWPFNAAYAATFEGLQGVVTRLGSLTDVERLIAAGIPAITSQSFLESELTGAGYGTAGHLMTVIGFTADGDVIANDPNSPSNEAVRRVYQRREWENIWLRTKRYNAQGKVVSGTGGVCYLYFPARPTPGQRAALAAVGVR, from the coding sequence ATGAGCAGCGCCGAACAGCCGTCCCGCAGAACCGTCCTCGCCGCCGCGGTCGTCGCGGCCGTGGCGGGCGGCGCGAGCCCGGCGGCCGCCGCCGACGAGCCGGCCGATGCCGTCACCGACACCCCGGCCCGCACCGTCGACAACCGCGCCTGGACCACGTACGCCGACTGGCGCACCGGCACCGCGAACGGCACCCGTACCGTCGCCGGCAAGCGCCCCGGCATCGTGATCGCCACGCCCGCCGGCACCACCGACTACACGGACCCGCACACCGGCCGGACCGCCCGCTGGGAGTACGCGACCTGGACGTCCCCCGTCCACCGCCTCTCCGTCCCCGCGACCGAGGCGATCGCCTCCTGGAACGCCCACACCCCCGAGGGCACCTGGCTCCAGATCGAGCTGCGGGGCACGTACTCCGACGGCACCGCCACCCCCTGGTACGTGATGGGCCGCTGGGCCGCGGGCGACCAGGACATCCGCCGGACCTCGGTGGACGACCAGAGCGACGGCAGGAGCAGCGTCTGGACCGACACGCTCGCCATCGACGACCCGGCGACCGGGCTGCGCCTCACCGCATACCGGCTGCGGCTGACCCTGTACCGCGAGCCCGGTACGAAGCTCACCCCCAGGGTCTGGCGGGTCGGCGCCATGGGCTCCGACGTCCCCGACCGCTTCACCGTCCCGGCCTCCACCCCCGGCCTCGCCCGGGAGCTGATCGTCCCGCGTTACTCGCAGGAGATCCACATCGGCCAGTACCCGGAGTACGACAACGGCGGCGAGGCCTGGTGCAGCCCCACCTCCTCGCAGATGATCGTCGAGTACTGGGGCGCCCGGCTCACCCCCGAACAGCTGGCCTGGGTCGACCCGTCGTTCGCGGACCCGCAGGTCTGCCACGCGGCCCGGTTCACCTTCGACCACCAGTACGAGGGCTGCGGAAACTGGCCGTTCAACGCCGCCTACGCGGCCACCTTCGAGGGCCTGCAGGGCGTCGTCACCCGGCTCGGCTCGCTCACCGACGTGGAGAGGCTGATCGCGGCGGGCATCCCGGCCATCACGTCCCAGTCCTTCCTGGAGTCGGAGCTCACCGGGGCGGGGTACGGCACCGCCGGGCATCTGATGACCGTCATCGGCTTCACCGCCGACGGCGACGTGATCGCCAACGACCCGAACTCACCGAGCAACGAGGCGGTGCGGCGCGTCTACCAGCGGCGCGAGTGGGAGAACATCTGGTTGCGGACCAAGCGGTACAACGCCCAGGGCAAGGTGGTCTCCGGGACCGGAGGCGTCTGCTACCTCTACTTCCCGGCGCGTCCGACCCCGGGCCAGCGGGCCGCGCTCGCCGCCGTGGGGGTGCGCTGA
- a CDS encoding glycoside hydrolase family 18 protein, with protein sequence MHISHRPRIRLRALVSAACAAVLGAGLLAGAGTATADTPTAAKPRLAAGSKVIGYFTEWGTYDREYYVKNIETSGSAAKLTHINYAFGNVTGGKCAIGDSFAATERTYTAAESVDGVADTWDQPLRGTFNQLRELKKRHPGLKVLWSFGGWTWSSGFGEAARDPAAFAQSCYDLVENSRWADVFDGIDIDWEYPNACGATCDTSGREAFRNLMSAVRAKFGSGNLVTAAITADATSGGKIDAADYAGAAQYVDWYNPMTYDFFGAWDATGPTAPHSALNSYSGIPKADFHSSATIAKLKGLGIPSSKLLLGVGFYGRGWTGVTQSAPGGTATGAAAGTYEAGIEDYKVLRSKCPATGTVGGTAYAKCGSDWWSYDTPATIATKMTYKNQQGLGGTFFWELSGDTANGELIKAID encoded by the coding sequence ATGCACATCTCGCACCGCCCGCGCATCCGGCTGCGGGCGCTCGTGTCCGCCGCGTGCGCGGCCGTCCTCGGCGCCGGGCTGCTCGCCGGCGCGGGCACCGCCACCGCCGACACCCCCACGGCCGCGAAGCCCCGGCTCGCCGCGGGCTCCAAGGTCATCGGCTACTTCACCGAATGGGGCACCTACGACCGCGAGTACTACGTCAAGAACATCGAGACGTCGGGCTCGGCCGCGAAGCTCACCCACATCAATTACGCCTTCGGCAATGTCACCGGCGGCAAGTGCGCGATCGGCGACTCCTTCGCGGCGACCGAACGCACCTACACTGCGGCCGAGTCCGTGGACGGCGTCGCCGACACCTGGGACCAGCCGCTGCGCGGCACCTTCAACCAGCTCCGCGAGCTGAAGAAGAGGCACCCGGGGCTGAAGGTCCTGTGGTCCTTCGGCGGCTGGACCTGGTCGAGCGGCTTCGGCGAGGCCGCGCGCGACCCGGCCGCGTTCGCCCAGTCCTGCTACGACCTGGTCGAGAACTCCAGGTGGGCGGATGTCTTCGACGGGATCGACATCGACTGGGAGTACCCGAACGCCTGCGGCGCCACCTGTGACACCAGCGGGCGGGAGGCGTTCCGGAACCTGATGTCGGCGGTGCGCGCCAAGTTCGGCTCCGGCAACCTGGTCACCGCGGCGATCACGGCCGACGCGACGAGCGGCGGCAAGATCGACGCGGCGGACTACGCGGGCGCGGCGCAGTACGTCGACTGGTACAACCCGATGACGTACGACTTCTTCGGCGCCTGGGACGCGACCGGACCGACGGCTCCGCACTCGGCGCTGAACTCCTACTCCGGCATCCCGAAGGCGGACTTCCACTCCTCGGCGACCATCGCCAAGCTCAAGGGCCTCGGCATCCCCTCGTCCAAGCTGCTGCTCGGCGTCGGCTTCTACGGCCGCGGCTGGACCGGCGTCACCCAGTCGGCGCCCGGCGGCACGGCGACGGGGGCGGCTGCCGGCACCTACGAGGCCGGCATCGAGGACTACAAGGTGCTCAGGTCCAAGTGCCCGGCGACCGGCACGGTGGGCGGCACCGCGTACGCCAAGTGCGGGAGCGACTGGTGGAGTTACGACACCCCCGCGACCATCGCGACGAAGATGACGTACAAGAACCAGCAGGGCCTCGGCGGAACGTTCTTCTGGGAACTGAGCGGGGACACGGCGAACGGTGAGCTGATCAAGGCGATCGACTAG
- a CDS encoding SCO1431 family membrane protein, with product MTAHSAIAARVRTGGPEGDGPKIVEHIMGWTLVVVVAMLVTQLGLL from the coding sequence ATGACCGCGCACTCCGCCATCGCCGCCCGGGTCCGCACCGGCGGTCCCGAGGGAGACGGCCCGAAGATCGTCGAGCACATCATGGGCTGGACCCTCGTCGTGGTCGTCGCGATGCTCGTCACTCAGCTCGGCCTGTTGTGA
- a CDS encoding TetR/AcrR family transcriptional regulator produces MNISQQRDAARPRARGTERSVARRAELIAIGRKLFADTSYDALSMDDIARQAHVAKGLIYYYFQSKRGYYLAIIQDSVADLVTYAASGIELEPVDRVHRTIDSYLRYAEHNQAAYRAIVSGGVGFDTEVHAIRDGVREAIVATIAEGAYGRTDIAPLARMGLLAWVCSVEGATLDWMDHPELPRDTMRELLVRTLGGAMRAIEELDPDYRAPEPARRDD; encoded by the coding sequence TTGAATATTAGTCAACAGCGCGACGCGGCCCGTCCCCGGGCTCGCGGCACCGAACGCTCGGTGGCGCGCCGTGCCGAACTCATCGCCATCGGGCGGAAGCTGTTCGCCGACACGTCGTACGACGCGCTCTCCATGGACGACATCGCCCGCCAGGCCCATGTCGCCAAGGGGCTCATCTACTACTACTTCCAGTCCAAGCGCGGCTACTACCTGGCGATCATCCAGGACTCCGTGGCCGACCTGGTCACCTATGCGGCGAGCGGCATCGAACTGGAGCCGGTGGACCGGGTCCACCGCACCATCGACAGCTATCTGCGCTACGCCGAGCACAACCAGGCCGCCTACCGGGCCATCGTCAGCGGCGGTGTGGGCTTCGACACCGAGGTGCACGCGATCCGGGACGGCGTGCGCGAGGCGATCGTCGCGACCATCGCCGAGGGGGCGTACGGCCGCACCGACATCGCCCCGCTGGCCCGCATGGGCCTGCTGGCCTGGGTGTGCAGCGTGGAGGGCGCCACCCTCGACTGGATGGACCACCCCGAGCTGCCCCGGGACACCATGCGCGAACTGCTGGTCAGGACGCTCGGCGGCGCCATGCGCGCCATCGAGGAACTGGACCCCGACTACCGGGCCCCGGAACCGGCTCGCCGGGACGACTGA
- a CDS encoding amino acid permease, producing MGYPRKLTRRFQAFDNFAISFTIINIISGIFSGFGFGLNAGGPSILVFGWIGVSVMVLFVGAAMAEVASAYPTSGALYFSAGKLAKRHKGAWSWYTGWLNFVGQVGGTAATGYAAATFIQAFIALQWPSYEATGHRTVLITALIIVVQGLANTYTVQLVAVLNRISVWWLLSGLVVIVTALIVIPDHHQPASYVTHFANNTGFTSALYGGMLGLLVTSWTFTGFDGSFHMSEETVRATVNAPKGITRAIGYSAIAGLLLMLALVYSIRDEDRVASADAPPVQILIDGLGVGTAKVLLLIVIGAMLFCGLANLTSNTRQIFAFSRDGAMPGSRWWHSVSPRTRTPVKAVWLAVCCSLALVMPGWWSHTAFTAIVSVNVVGLFLAYAVPILLRLRLGDEFQPGPWHLGRWGRPVGIVAVTWIVLSSVLFMLPQSAPVTVDSFNYAPVALAVVLAVATAWWFTTARRRFHGPVSYGRPDEVAAMDLV from the coding sequence ATGGGTTATCCGAGAAAACTCACACGGCGCTTTCAGGCGTTCGACAACTTCGCCATCTCGTTCACCATCATCAACATCATCTCGGGTATCTTCTCGGGCTTCGGGTTCGGTCTGAACGCGGGCGGCCCGAGCATTCTCGTCTTCGGCTGGATCGGCGTCTCCGTCATGGTGCTCTTCGTGGGAGCAGCGATGGCGGAAGTCGCCTCGGCCTATCCGACGAGCGGTGCACTGTATTTCTCCGCCGGGAAACTCGCCAAACGGCACAAGGGCGCCTGGTCCTGGTACACCGGCTGGCTGAACTTCGTGGGCCAGGTCGGCGGCACCGCCGCCACCGGGTACGCCGCCGCCACCTTCATCCAGGCCTTCATCGCCCTCCAGTGGCCCTCGTACGAGGCGACCGGCCACCGCACGGTGCTGATCACGGCCCTGATCATCGTGGTGCAGGGGCTCGCCAACACCTACACCGTGCAACTGGTCGCCGTACTGAACCGGATCTCCGTGTGGTGGCTGCTCAGCGGACTCGTGGTGATCGTGACCGCCCTGATCGTGATTCCCGATCACCATCAGCCGGCTTCCTACGTCACGCATTTCGCCAACAACACCGGTTTCACCAGCGCCCTTTACGGCGGGATGCTCGGACTGCTGGTGACGAGCTGGACCTTCACCGGCTTCGACGGCAGTTTCCACATGTCGGAGGAAACGGTCCGCGCGACGGTGAACGCGCCGAAGGGGATCACCCGGGCGATCGGATACTCGGCAATCGCGGGACTGCTGCTGATGCTCGCATTGGTCTACAGCATTCGCGATGAGGACCGGGTGGCGAGTGCCGACGCACCGCCCGTGCAGATCCTGATCGACGGCCTCGGCGTGGGCACCGCCAAGGTGCTGCTGCTGATCGTGATCGGGGCGATGCTCTTCTGCGGCCTGGCCAATCTCACCAGCAACACCCGGCAGATCTTCGCCTTCTCGCGGGACGGCGCGATGCCCGGCTCCCGCTGGTGGCACTCGGTCTCGCCGCGCACCCGCACGCCCGTCAAGGCGGTGTGGCTGGCCGTCTGCTGCTCACTGGCGCTCGTGATGCCCGGCTGGTGGTCGCACACGGCGTTCACGGCCATCGTCAGTGTCAACGTGGTCGGGCTGTTCCTCGCCTACGCCGTGCCGATCCTGCTGAGGCTGCGGCTCGGCGACGAGTTCCAGCCGGGCCCCTGGCACCTGGGCCGCTGGGGCAGGCCGGTCGGGATCGTCGCGGTGACCTGGATCGTGCTCAGCAGCGTGCTGTTCATGCTGCCGCAGTCCGCGCCGGTGACCGTCGACTCGTTCAACTACGCGCCGGTCGCCCTGGCCGTCGTCCTGGCAGTGGCCACGGCGTGGTGGTTCACCACCGCCCGGCGCCGCTTCCACGGCCCGGTCAGCTACGGCCGTCCCGACGAGGTCGCGGCGATGGACCTGGTCTGA